The Primulina tabacum isolate GXHZ01 chromosome 16, ASM2559414v2, whole genome shotgun sequence genome window below encodes:
- the LOC142529443 gene encoding WUSCHEL-related homeobox 11-like has protein sequence MYSQAQDTATRPSLGVEASADQRHEPVRSRWTPKPEQILILESIFNSGMVNPPKNDTVRIRKMLEKFGSVGDANVFYWFQNRRSRSRRRQRQIQESLATGEPPRAPQREIQYENRDVAAGGFEPNSFCMNTSSRNLVGSGSSSISRGISESDHAVSYNFHDFFSYSPGLQELDQNSIFGHSDASNLQYQTPGVITVFINGVATDVMSRGPFDIKAMFGGEFVLFHSSGMPLQVNEYGFLVHSLQHGESYFLVPRNY, from the exons ATGTATAGTCAAGCCCAAGACACCGCCACACGTCCGAGTCTCGGCGTGGAAGCTTCCGCCGATCAGAGACACGAGCCGGTTCGGTCGCGGTGGACACCGAAGCCCGAACAAATCCTGATTCTTGAATCAATCTTCAACAGCGGGATGGTGAATCCACCCAAGAACGACACCGTGAGGATCCGAAAGATGCTCGAGAAGTTCGGCTCCGTAGGCGATGCCAATGTCTTCTACTGGTTCCAGAACCGCCGCTCCCGGTCGCGCCGTAGGCAGCGGCAAATCCAGGAATCCCTCGCCACAGGAGAGCCTCCGCGAGCTCCACAGCGGGAGATTCAGTATGAAAACAGAGACGTGGCTGCGGGTGGATTTGAACCAAATTCTTTTTGTATGAACACAAGCTCCCGTAATTTGGTGGGATCGGGCTCTTCTTCGATATCTCGTGGGATCAGTGAAAGTGATCACGCTGTTTCttataattttcatgattttttcTCGTATTCGCCGGGCCTCCAAGAACTGGACCAAAACTCAATCTTTGGACACTCCGATGCTTCAAATTTGCAATATCAAACTCCAG GAGTGATTACAGTGTTTATAAATGGAGTAGCAACAGATGTCATGAGTAGGGGGCCTTTTGACATTAAGGCGATGTTTGGGGGGGAATTTGTGTTATTTCATTCGTCAGGGATGCCATTGCAAGTCAATGAGTATGGATTTCTGGTGCACAGCTTGCAGCATGGTGAAAGCTATTTTctg gttccaagaaattattgA
- the LOC142528235 gene encoding stigma-specific STIG1-like protein 1: MKVILKLILSFAAITMAVTLILTTTRNSNISRRQPPTHPSGLDFLERERDFSTKKVSRFLEQKGFPKLRAADHCKKDDEKCDLISGNGRNTTCCNNKCMDLWYDKNNCGACRKKCDFTDECCRGECVNLAFDKRHCGFCHNRCKMTPGYCIFGICDYA, encoded by the coding sequence ATGAAGGTGATCCTCAAATTAATCTTAAGTTTCGCAGCCATAACCATGGCCGTGACCCTAATTCTCACCACCACCCGGAACTCCAACATTTCACGACGTCAACCACCAACACACCCCTCGGGACTGGATTTCCTCGAAAGGGAACGGGACTTTTCCACGAAAAAGGTCAGCCGATTTCTCGAGCAAAAGGGTTTCCCTAAGCTGAGGGCCGCTGATCATTGCAAGAAAGATGATGAAAAGTGTGATCTCATTTCTGGAAATGGAAGGAACACAACTTGTTGCAATAACAAGTGCATGGATCTGTGGTACGACAAAAACAACTGCGGAGCGTGCAGGAAGAAATGCGACTTTACGGACGAGTGCTGTAGAGGGGAATGTGTGAATCTCGCGTTCGATAAGAGACACTGCGGGTTTTGCCATAACAGATGCAAGATGACTCCCGGATACTGCATATTCGGGATTTGCGATTACGCGTAA